Within Streptomyces albofaciens JCM 4342, the genomic segment TTGAACGCGCTCGCGGCGGCGGCGTACAGGTCCGGCCCATAACATCGTTCCTGCTCGGGGAAAGCGACCAGGTTGGGGGCCATTGCGATGCGGTGCGCCGCAGGAACGTGCGGCCTCAGCTGCATCTCGATCGACTGCATGATGGGCGTGTAGCAGAGCAGCGACCACGGCGACATGACGATCTTTCCCCCGATGATTTCCGCCCGGTAGCCGTCGGGCACGTCCATGCTCAGGACGGTGCGGCAGAGCTCCTGGAAGCCTGCCGAGCCGTGGGGGACATCTATGATCGTCGGTCGTTCGAGCATCTCTGTCATGATGCGCCCTTCTCGCGAAGTGAGCCAGCCGACACACAGCGTAGTGGGCGCCACTGACAGTCGCCGCCGAACAGTCAAACCGCCAGGCCCCGCAACACCAACTCCACCACCGCCTCCATCGCCTCCTCGATCCCCGTCTTCGCCCACTCCGCCGCGTAGCACGGGTCGTGGAAGCGGCCGGTCGCGTCGAAGACGGCCCGCGCACGCACCGCCGAGTCGCCCGGCGCGAACGCGCCCTGTTCGATGCCGTCGAGGATGATCGCCGCCAACTGGCCGGTCAGGTCGGCGACATGGCGCTCCACCACGCCGCCGCTCTCGCCGACCAGCGTCATGTAGGTCGCGAACAGTTCGGGGTCGTCGCCCGCCTTGTGCTGCTTCGCGGTGAACAGCGCGCGCACCCAGCGGCGCAGCCGCTCCGGCGCCGGGCCGTCCTCGGCGACGATGGCCTGGAGCTGCTTGCTCGTACGGTCCAGCCAGCGCTGCGTGACCGCCTCGCGCAGCGCCGTCTTCGTACGGAAGTGGCGGTAGACGCTGCCGTGGCTGACGCCCAGCGCGCGCGCCACGTCCACGACGGTCGCCTTGGCCGGGCCGTAGCGGCGCAGGACGTCCTCGGTGGCTTCGAGGATGCGTTCGGGGGTCAGGGTCTCGGCGGGTGGCATGAGGGCGTACGGCCTTTCCGGTCGGGGACACCGCGCGGGGGCGTCCTGGTACGGACCGTACCCGGACGTCCCCGCGCGCGCCGCAAGCGGTCAGCGCTCGCTGTCCAGGAGGGCCATCTGCTCTTCCGGATAGCGGTCGCCTGCGACGGCGTCCGCCGGGACGGCGCGCTCGATGGCCGCGAGGTCGTCGGCGGTCAGCGTGACGTCCAGGGCACCCAGTGCCTCGGCCAGCCGGTCGCGGCGGCGGGCGCCGACCAGCGGGACGATGTCCTCGCCCTGGGCGAGCACCCAGGCGATGGCGGTTTGCGCGACCGTGGCGCCCTTCTGCTCGGCGATCGTGCGCAGCGCGTCGGTCAGTTCGAGGTTGCGGTGCAGGTTCTCGCCCTGGAAGCGCGGGCTCACGGCGCGGAAGTCGCCCGCGTCCAGCTTGCGGTCGCGCGTGAAGTGGCCGCTGAGCAGGCCGCGCGAGAGCACTCCGTACGCCGTGATGCCGATGCCCAGCTCGCGCGCGGTCGGCAGGATCTTCTCCTCGATGCCGCGGGAGATGAGCGCGTACTCGATCTGGAGGTCGGAGATCGGGGCGACGGCGGCGGCCCGGCGCAGGGTGTCCGCGCCCACTTCGGACAGGCCGATGTGCCGTACGTGACCGGCCTCGACCAGTTCGGCGATGGCGCCGACCGTCTCCTCGATCGGCACGTCCGGGTCGAGGCGGGCGAGCCGGTAGATGTCGATGTGGTCGGTGCCCAGCCGCTGGAGCGAGTACGCGGCGAAGCTCTTCACCGCCGCCGGCCGGCCGTCGAACCCGATGAAGTCGCCTTCGACGGTGCGCTGGGCACCGAACTTCACGCTGGTCAGCGCCTGCTCCCGGCGGGCAGCGGGCGCGCTGCGCAGCGCCTCGTTGATCAGCAGTTCGTTGTGGCCCATGCCGTAGAAGTCGCCGGTGTCCAGCAGGGTGACGCCGGCTTCGAGGGCCGCGTGGACGGTGGCGATGGACTCGCCGCGGTCGCCGGGGTCGCCGTACAGGGCGGACATGCCCATGCAGCCGAGGCCGATGGCCGAGGTCTGCGGGCCGGTGGTGCCGAGGGTGCGGGTCTGCACGGGGTGCTCCTCAGTCGGGGTGGAGGGGTGGCGGGCCGCCGCGCGCCGCGGTGGGCGCAGCGGGCGGCGGCACACTTCAACCATGACATGACCGCTGACAGATTTCAATATCTGTCATTCGCCTTTCATTCCGGACCGGCATGGCCCCGCCCTGCCGTCCGCCCTCCCGCACCGTCTCCCTGCCGCACCGCCGTCCTGCCGCGGCACCTCCCTACCGCGCCGCTCCCTACCGCACCGCCCCCTACCGCACCGTCCGCGGCAGCCGGAACGTGAGCGCCACGTTCAGCACCACCGTCGCCACCTGCGCGAGCAGCGCGATGATCAGCGCGTCCCGTACGCCCAGCGAGGGCAGCAGCGCCAGGAAGAGCGTGCCGAGCGTCGCCACGCCCAGGGCCAGGCCGGCCTGCTGCGTGGTGACCATGGCGCCGCTGCCCACCCCGGCCTGGGCGGCGGGCAGTTCGCTGAGCACGATCCGCAGCAGGATCGGCAGGACCAGGCCCTGGCCCACGCCGAGCAGCGCCATGGCGCCCGCCAGGGCCACCGAGGACACGTCCGGCCACTGCGTACGGAAGATCAGCGCCAGCGCGAGCAGCCCGGCGCCCTGGATCAGGGAACCGGCCAGGACCACCCGCCGCCCGAAGCGGGCCACCAGCCGGGGCCCGGCCAGCGAGGCGAAGAAGAAGGCCACGCACAGCGGCGCGAGGGAGAGCCCGGCCGCCAGCGGCCCGTAGCGCAGGCCGTCCTGGAGGGCGACGGCCAGCACGAACATGAAGCCGCCGAAGCCCAGCGAGAACGGCAGGATCACGGCCAGGCCGCTGCGTACGGAGGACAGGCGCAGCAGGGACGGCGGCACGAGCGGAGTGCGGCCGGCCCGTTCGGCGCGCCGTTCCACGACGACGAACGCCGCGGCGGCGAACGGGAAGACGACCGGCAGCAGCCAGGACCACAGCGGCCAGCCCGCCGCGCGGCCCTCGGTCAGCGGCAGCAGCAGGCTGACCAGCGCGACGGCCAGCAGGGCCGTGCCGGGGCCGTCGACCCGTGTCGGGTGCGGCGAGCGGGTCTCCGGGACGGTGCGCAGCGCGAGCAGCAGGGCCACCGCCGCGACCGGTACGTTCACCAGGAACACCGCGCGCCAGCCGGTCCCCGCGAGGTCGGCGGCGACCAGCAGTCCGCCGAGCACCTGGCCGACAGCGCTGGCGACGCCCGCCGTACCGCCGTACAGGCTGACCGCCTTGGCGCGGCGCGCTCCGGTGGTGGTGGACTGGATGGTGGCGAGCACCTGCGGCAGCAGCAGCGCCGCCGCCGCGCCCTGGGCGACGCGCGCCGCGACCAGCGTCCAGGCGTCCGGCGCCAGCCCGCAGGCCAGCGAGGTGAGCCCGAAGGCGGCCAGCCCCCACAGGTACAGCCGTCGGCGTCCGACCATGTCGCCGAGCCGCCCGCCGACGACCAGGAGCACCGCGTAGGCCACGCCGTACCCCGCGACGACCATCTCCAGCAGAGCCGGGCCCGCGCGCAGATCGCGGTCGATGGTCGGCAGCGCCACGTTGACGATGAAGAAGTCGATCATCGGCAGGGCGGCGCCGAGCAGCACGGTGATCAGCCCGAGCGTGGTCAGCGCGGGGGTGGCGGGACGGGGCGGGGCGGACGCGGTGGTCCGCGTGGGGACGGTTCGTACCTGGGTATCGCTCACGGAGAAGACGATCGTCCGCTCCTCAGGGGGGTACCAGAGTCTCCTTATCCTGGTACTGGCACTACCTGGCAACCCGATCGGCGTTCCGGCACCCTGGGAGTATGACCGCCACGATGCCGGAGACGGTGAATTCGCGGACCGCGCGGCTGGAACGGGTGAAGCCGGAACCGGTGAAGTCGGAGCCGGTGAAACCGGAGACAGCGCAGCGGACGGCGCCCACGGAGGGCGCCGTCCGGCGCGGCGAGCTGGCCGCCTTCCTGCGCAGCCGCCGCGAGCGGATCACCCCGGAGCAGGTCGGCCTGCCGCGCGGCCCCCGGCGCCGTACGCCGGGCCTGCGCCGCGAGGAGGTCGCCCACCTGTCCGCGGTCGGCGTCACCTGGTACACGTGGCTGGAGCAGGCCCGGGACATCCACGTATCGCCGCAGGTGCTGGACGCCGTGGCCCGCGCGCTGCTGATGGACCGGGCCGAGCGCGGCCACCTCTTCGCGCTGGCCGGCGCGGCCGACCCGGTGCGCGGCAAGGAGTGCACGGGCGTGCCGCAGGCGATGCGGCAGATGCTCGACCAGCTCGCGCCGTTCCCCGCCGTCATCCAGAACAGCCGCTTCGACATCCTGGCGTACAACAGCACCTACGGACGGCTGCTGTGCGACCTGGACGCGCTGCCGGAGGAGGACCGCAACTGCCTGTGGCTGGCGTTCACCAACGCCGACTGGCGGGCGAGCCTGGTGGACCTGGACAAGACCCTGTGCGTGATGGCCGCCAAGTTCCGTGCCTCGATGGCCGGGCACGTCGCCGAACCGGCCTGGAAGGCGCTGGTGGCGCGGCTGGAGGCGGCCTCACCGGAGTTCCGTGAGATCTGGGCGCGCCAGGAGGTCGTACGGCCGGTGAGCCACTCCAAGATCTTCCGCCACAAGGAGGTCGGCCTGCTGCGCCTGTCCTCGACCGGCCTGTGGACCGGGCCCAACCACGGCCCCAAGATGCTCACCTACACCCCCGACGACGAGGAATCGCGCGAGCGGCTCGAACGGCTTCAGGCCTTGATCCGCGCCGAAGGCTGATTTCCGGGGCCCTGTGGCGGGGTCTGCTCGCCCTGCGCCGACTCCAGCCGTTCCGCGGTGCGGCGCGCGGTCTCGCGCGCCCAGCGGCCGGTGGTCAGCGCTCCCAGCAGCAGTACGGCCGCGCCGCAGCCCGCGATGATCCACCATGCCGGGCGGCTCGCCTCGACGAAACGGCTGCCCGTGGCGGCGGCCCGCGTCCCGCTCGCCAGTACGGCCCCGATCACCGCTACGCCCAGCGACTGCCCCACCTGCCTGCTGGTGGACGCGATCGCCGCCGCCACACCGGCCTGCGTACGGGGCATCCCGGAGACCGCAGTGTTGGTGATGGGCGCGTTGACCAGCCCGAACCCGATGCCGAAGAGCACGTACCCGGTGAACAGCAGCGGCGTGCTCGCCTCCGCCTCGAACGCCGCGAACAGCACCCCGCTGGCCACCATCGCCAGCCCGGCCAGCAGCAGCGGCAGCCGCGCGCCCACCGCTCCTACCAGCCGCCCGGACAGCGGCGCGAAGACCAGCGTCATGCTCGCCATGGGCAGCATGTAGAGCCCCGCGTCCAGCGCTGACAGGCCCCGGACGTCCTGGAGGTAGAGCGTGTTGACGAACAGGAAGCCGCCGAGCGAGGCGAACGCGCAGACCGCCACGACCGTGGCGCCGCTGAACGGCGCGCTGCGGAAGAACCGCAGGTCGATCAGCGGCTCGACGCGCCGCCGCTCGTACCACAGCAGGCCTGCCAGCGCGGCGACGGCGGTCGCGGCGAAGCCCAGGATCAGCGGCGAGGTCCAGCCGGCCGCCGGGGCCTCGATGATCGCGTACGTCAGCGTGCCGAGCAGCGCGATCACCAGCAGCTGCCCGACCGGATCGGCCCGGCGCGGGTGCGGGGCGCGCGACTCCGGTACGTACCGGACGGTCAGGAACAGCGCGAGGGCCCCGATGGGCACGTTGATCCAGAAGATCGCCCGCCAGTCGACGCTCTGCACCAGCAGCCCGCCGACGATCGGCCCGGCCGCCATGCTGATGCCGACCACGCCGCCCCACACACCGATCGCGCGGGCCCGTTCCTTCGGGTCGGTGAAGGTGTTGGTGATGATCGACATCGCGACGGGGTTGAGCATCGAGCCGCCGACGGCCTGCACCATACGGAACGCGACCAGGCACTCCAGGTTCGGCGCAAGGCTGCACAGCAGCGAGCCGAGCGCGAAGACCACCAGGCCCGCCTGGAAGACCCGGCGCCGGCCGAGCCGGTCGGCGGTGGAGCCGGCCAGCATCAGCAGCGACGCGAGGACCAGCGTGTAGGCGTCGATCGTCCACTGCATCCCGGACAGCGAGGTGTCCAGGTCCTTCTGCATGGAGGGCAGCGCGACGTTCAGGACGGTGTTGTCGAGACTGACGATCAGCAGGCTCATACAGCAGATGGCCAGGACCAGCAGGCGGCGCCGGTGGCTGAGCTGGGGCATAGGTGAACGCTACAACGAATGGGGGCGGGCGGCTTTGGCCAGGGCGCCGGGCGGGGGGGCGGGGGCGGCTCTGGGGGCGTCGGGGCGACAGCAGCCCTGGTGGGGGCGTCGAGTGGGGGTGCGAGAGCGGTTTCGGTGGGGGCGTCGGGCGGGGGCATGGCGGCTGCGGTGGGGACGGCTCCGACGAGGCCCGCGCGGTGCGCGACAGCGGCCGCGGGTGCCACAACGGCTCCGGGAAGGCTCCCGCCAGGGTGCGACAGCGGCCGCGGGAAGGCTTTCGTCCGGGGGTGACAGCGGCCGTGGGAAGGCTCCCGCCCGGGTGTGACAACGCTCCCGGGAGACTCCCGCTCTGGTGCGTGACAACGGGCTCGGGAAGGCTCCCGCCCGGGTGCGGCAATTTTTCCGGCAAGGCCCCCGCCCGGGTGCGACAACGGCCCCGACAAGGCTCCCGCGCGGGTGCGCGACAATGGGAGGTCGCCCCCTCCACCCGTCGACCCGAAGGAAGCCCGCTCCCCATGACTCAGCTGCAGATCGGCCCGCACGCGGTGCAGCCGCCCGTGGTCCTCGCGCCGATGGCCGGGATCACCAACGCCCCCTTCCGGACGCTGTGCCGGGAGTTTTCCGGCGGCAAGGGCCTGTTCGTCAGCGAGATGATCACGACGCGGGCGCTGGTCGAGCGCAACGAGAAGACCATGCAGCTGATCCACTTCGACGAGACGGAGAAGCCGCGCTCGATCCAGCTGTACGGCGTGGACCCGGACACCGTCGGCAAGGCCGTCCGCATGATCGCCGAGGAGGACCTGGCCGACCACATCGACCTGAACTTCGGCTGCCCGGTGCCGAAGGTGACCCGCAAGGGCGGCGGCTCGGCCCTCCCGTACAAGCGCAACCTGCTGCGCTCCATCCTGCGCGAGGCGGTCTCCAACGCGGGCGAGCTGCCCGTGACGATGAAGATGCGCAAGGGCATCGACGACGACCACATCACCTACCTCGACGCGGGCCGGATCGCCGTCGAGGAGGGCGTCACGGCCATCGCCCTGCACGGCCGTACGGCGGCCCAGCACTACGGCGGCACCGCCGACTGGGACGCCATCGCGCGCCTGAAGGAGGCCGTCCCGGAGATCCCGGTGCTCGGCAACGGGGACATCTGGTCGGCGGACGACGCGCTGCGGATGGTGCGCGAGACCGGCTGCGACGGCGTGGTCGTGGGGCGCGGCTGCCTGGGGCGGCCGTGGCTGTTCGGCGATCTGGTGGCGGCCTTCGAGGGGACGGGTACGTACGCCCTGCCCACCCTCAAGGAGGTCGCGGCCGTGATGCTGCGCCACGCCACGCTGCTGGGGGAGTGGCTCGGGGACGAGGCGCGCGGCGTCATCGACTTCCGCAAGCACGTCGCCTGGTACACGAAGGGCTTTTCGATCGGCTCGGAGCTGCGCAAGAAGCTGGCAATCGCCTCGTCGCTGGACGAACTGGACGCTCTGATGAGCGAGCTGGACCTCGACCAGCCCTGGCCCGTGGGCGCCGACGGACCGCGTGGCCGCACATCTGGCCGAAACCGGGTGGTCCTGCCGGACGGCTGGCTGGACGACCCGTACGACTGCGCGGGCGTGACGGCCGACGCGGAACTGGACACTTCGGGCGGCTGAGGCGCTTGCAGCTGCCTGCCAGGCAACTGCCAGACGCCTGACGGGCGCCTGATGGACGCCCGCCGGGGGCCTGTCGGACGTCCGCCGGGCGCCTGACGGGCGCCTGCCGGGTCCGGTTCCAGGCCCCCTTCCAGACCGAACCGGGTCCGGTGCGGGGTGCGGCGCGGGGTCCGGCGCGGAACCCGGTTCCGGTCCGAATTCGGGTCCGGAACCGGGTCCGGATGGCGGTACGGAGCCCGGCGTGACGGCGTGATTCTCGCCACCCTTGATAGGGGGTGCGCTCAGATGAGCGGTCCGCGAGGGAGTGCACCTTCCAAACGGTGGCACTGGGTGCCACCATTCTCGCGTTCGAATGATCAAGCGCAGTTCGCGCTTGAGTAGCGGATCCGGCCATTCCCGCTCGCGCTGAGCGACGTTGCCTTCAACTCTTGAATCCACCCCTCCGTCGGCCGCAACTTTCGATCTGCTGGCCGACGGCGGGTTACGGGCGTATGTCGACCGAGTGGACGTACCCAGACACCTTCGATCTGGGTATGTTCCTCGCCGTCAGGGCAGACCGCGGCGAGGAGAGAGTCCCGTGCCGGAAACACAAGATCCCCACGTAACCCCGTCCGAGCCTTCGAAGTTCGTCTACGACTTCACCGAGGGCAACAAGGACCTCAAGGACCTCCTCGGCGGCAAAGGTGCCAACCTCGCCGAGATGACCAACCTGGGGCTTCCCGTTCCGCCGGGGTTCACCATCACCACCGAGGCGTGCAAGGTCTACCTGGAGAGCGGCCAGGAGCCCGCGGCACTGCGTGCCGAGGTCACCGAGCACCTCGAAGCGCTCGAAGCCACCATGGGCAAGAAGCTCGGCCAGGCCGACAACCCCCTTCTCGTGTCGGTGCGTTCCGGGGCGAAGTTCTCGATGCCCGGCATGATGGACACGGTGCTGAACATCGGCCTGTCCGACGCGTCGGTTTCCGGCCTCGCCACCCAGGCCGGCGACGAGCGCTTCGCCTGGGACTCCTACCGCCGCCTCATTCAGATGTTCGGCAAGACCGTGCTCGGCGTGGACGGCGAGCTCTTCGAGGAGGCGCTGGAGGAGGCCAAGCGGGCCAAGGGCGTACGCGTCGACGTCGACCTGGACGCGGCCGACCTGAAGGCCCTCGTCGGCCGGTTCAAGGACATCGTCGCCAAGGAGACCGGCCGGGACTTCCCGCAGGAGCCCCGCGAGCAGATGGACCTCGCCATCCGCGCGGTCTTCGACTCGTGGAACACCGACCGCGCCAAGCTCTACCGCCGTCAGGAGCGCATCCCCGGCGACCTCGGCACGGCCGTCAACGTCTGCTCCATGGTCTTCGGCAACCTCGGGCCGGACTCCGGCACCGGCGTCGCCTTCACCCGCGACCCGGCCAGCGGCCAGCAGGGCGTCTACGGCGACTACCTCCAGAACGCGCAGGGCGAGGACGTCGTCGCCGGCATCCGCAACACCGTGCCGCTCGCCGACCTCGAAGGCATCGACAAGCCGTCGTACGACGAGCTGATGCACATCATGGAAACCCTCGAAACGCACTACAAGGACCTGTGCGACATCGAGTTCACCATCGAGCGCGGCAAGCTGTGGATGCTCCAGACCCGCGTCGGCAAGCGCACCGCCGGCGCCGCCTTCCGCATCGCCACCCAGCTCGTCGACCAGGGCCTGATCGACGAGGCCGAGGCCCTCCAGCGGGTCAACGGCGCGCAGCTGGCGCAGCTGATGTTCCCGCGCTTCGACGAGACCGCGAAGACCCGGATGATCGGCCGGGCCATCGCCGCCTCGCCGGGCGCCGCCGTCGGCAAGGCCGTCTTCGACTCCTACACCGCGGTCAAGTGGTCCCGCTCCGGCGAGAAGGTCATCCTCATCCGCCGCGAGACCAACCCCGACGACCTCAACGGCATGATCGCCGCCGAGGGCATCCTGACCTCGCGCGGCGGCAAGACCTCACACGCCGCCGTGGTCGCCCGCGGCATGGGCAAGACCTGTGTCTGCGGCGCCGAGGAGCTGGAGGTCGACACCAAGCGCCGCTGCCTGACCGCGCCCGGCGGCATCGTCGTCGAAGAAGGCGACCTGATCTCCATCGACGGCTCCTCCGGCAAGGTCTACCTCGGCGAGGTGCCGGTCGTCCCGTCCCCGGTGGTCGAGTACTTCGAGGGCCGGATGCACGCCGGCGCCGACGACGCCGACGAAC encodes:
- the dusB gene encoding tRNA dihydrouridine synthase DusB, giving the protein MTQLQIGPHAVQPPVVLAPMAGITNAPFRTLCREFSGGKGLFVSEMITTRALVERNEKTMQLIHFDETEKPRSIQLYGVDPDTVGKAVRMIAEEDLADHIDLNFGCPVPKVTRKGGGSALPYKRNLLRSILREAVSNAGELPVTMKMRKGIDDDHITYLDAGRIAVEEGVTAIALHGRTAAQHYGGTADWDAIARLKEAVPEIPVLGNGDIWSADDALRMVRETGCDGVVVGRGCLGRPWLFGDLVAAFEGTGTYALPTLKEVAAVMLRHATLLGEWLGDEARGVIDFRKHVAWYTKGFSIGSELRKKLAIASSLDELDALMSELDLDQPWPVGADGPRGRTSGRNRVVLPDGWLDDPYDCAGVTADAELDTSGG
- the ppdK gene encoding pyruvate, phosphate dikinase — its product is MPETQDPHVTPSEPSKFVYDFTEGNKDLKDLLGGKGANLAEMTNLGLPVPPGFTITTEACKVYLESGQEPAALRAEVTEHLEALEATMGKKLGQADNPLLVSVRSGAKFSMPGMMDTVLNIGLSDASVSGLATQAGDERFAWDSYRRLIQMFGKTVLGVDGELFEEALEEAKRAKGVRVDVDLDAADLKALVGRFKDIVAKETGRDFPQEPREQMDLAIRAVFDSWNTDRAKLYRRQERIPGDLGTAVNVCSMVFGNLGPDSGTGVAFTRDPASGQQGVYGDYLQNAQGEDVVAGIRNTVPLADLEGIDKPSYDELMHIMETLETHYKDLCDIEFTIERGKLWMLQTRVGKRTAGAAFRIATQLVDQGLIDEAEALQRVNGAQLAQLMFPRFDETAKTRMIGRAIAASPGAAVGKAVFDSYTAVKWSRSGEKVILIRRETNPDDLNGMIAAEGILTSRGGKTSHAAVVARGMGKTCVCGAEELEVDTKRRCLTAPGGIVVEEGDLISIDGSSGKVYLGEVPVVPSPVVEYFEGRMHAGADDADELVKAVHRIMAYADRVRRLRVRANADNAEDAARARRFGAQGIGLCRTEHMFLGERREMVERLILADTDADREAALGGLLPLQKADFVELFEAMDGLPVTVRLLDPPLHEFLPDITELSVRVALAEARKDANENDLRLLQAVHKLHEQNPMLGLRGVRLGLVIPGLFAMQVRAIAEAAAERKNASQGDPRAEIMIPLVGTVQELEIVREEAEQVIAEVEAAHGVDLKLTLGTMIELPRAALTAGQIAESADFFSFGTNDLTQTVWGFSRDDVEASFFTAYLEKGIFGVSPFETIDKDGVGSLVRSAAEAGRATRPDLKLGVCGEHGGDPESVHFFHEVGLDYVSCSPFRIPVARLEAGRAAAESLGSDSR
- a CDS encoding aldo/keto reductase; amino-acid sequence: MQTRTLGTTGPQTSAIGLGCMGMSALYGDPGDRGESIATVHAALEAGVTLLDTGDFYGMGHNELLINEALRSAPAARREQALTSVKFGAQRTVEGDFIGFDGRPAAVKSFAAYSLQRLGTDHIDIYRLARLDPDVPIEETVGAIAELVEAGHVRHIGLSEVGADTLRRAAAVAPISDLQIEYALISRGIEEKILPTARELGIGITAYGVLSRGLLSGHFTRDRKLDAGDFRAVSPRFQGENLHRNLELTDALRTIAEQKGATVAQTAIAWVLAQGEDIVPLVGARRRDRLAEALGALDVTLTADDLAAIERAVPADAVAGDRYPEEQMALLDSER
- a CDS encoding MFS transporter — its product is MSDTQVRTVPTRTTASAPPRPATPALTTLGLITVLLGAALPMIDFFIVNVALPTIDRDLRAGPALLEMVVAGYGVAYAVLLVVGGRLGDMVGRRRLYLWGLAAFGLTSLACGLAPDAWTLVAARVAQGAAAALLLPQVLATIQSTTTGARRAKAVSLYGGTAGVASAVGQVLGGLLVAADLAGTGWRAVFLVNVPVAAVALLLALRTVPETRSPHPTRVDGPGTALLAVALVSLLLPLTEGRAAGWPLWSWLLPVVFPFAAAAFVVVERRAERAGRTPLVPPSLLRLSSVRSGLAVILPFSLGFGGFMFVLAVALQDGLRYGPLAAGLSLAPLCVAFFFASLAGPRLVARFGRRVVLAGSLIQGAGLLALALIFRTQWPDVSSVALAGAMALLGVGQGLVLPILLRIVLSELPAAQAGVGSGAMVTTQQAGLALGVATLGTLFLALLPSLGVRDALIIALLAQVATVVLNVALTFRLPRTVR
- a CDS encoding MFS transporter, whose protein sequence is MPQLSHRRRLLVLAICCMSLLIVSLDNTVLNVALPSMQKDLDTSLSGMQWTIDAYTLVLASLLMLAGSTADRLGRRRVFQAGLVVFALGSLLCSLAPNLECLVAFRMVQAVGGSMLNPVAMSIITNTFTDPKERARAIGVWGGVVGISMAAGPIVGGLLVQSVDWRAIFWINVPIGALALFLTVRYVPESRAPHPRRADPVGQLLVIALLGTLTYAIIEAPAAGWTSPLILGFAATAVAALAGLLWYERRRVEPLIDLRFFRSAPFSGATVVAVCAFASLGGFLFVNTLYLQDVRGLSALDAGLYMLPMASMTLVFAPLSGRLVGAVGARLPLLLAGLAMVASGVLFAAFEAEASTPLLFTGYVLFGIGFGLVNAPITNTAVSGMPRTQAGVAAAIASTSRQVGQSLGVAVIGAVLASGTRAAATGSRFVEASRPAWWIIAGCGAAVLLLGALTTGRWARETARRTAERLESAQGEQTPPQGPGNQPSARIKA
- a CDS encoding TetR family transcriptional regulator, which produces MPPAETLTPERILEATEDVLRRYGPAKATVVDVARALGVSHGSVYRHFRTKTALREAVTQRWLDRTSKQLQAIVAEDGPAPERLRRWVRALFTAKQHKAGDDPELFATYMTLVGESGGVVERHVADLTGQLAAIILDGIEQGAFAPGDSAVRARAVFDATGRFHDPCYAAEWAKTGIEEAMEAVVELVLRGLAV
- a CDS encoding helix-turn-helix transcriptional regulator, which translates into the protein MTATMPETVNSRTARLERVKPEPVKSEPVKPETAQRTAPTEGAVRRGELAAFLRSRRERITPEQVGLPRGPRRRTPGLRREEVAHLSAVGVTWYTWLEQARDIHVSPQVLDAVARALLMDRAERGHLFALAGAADPVRGKECTGVPQAMRQMLDQLAPFPAVIQNSRFDILAYNSTYGRLLCDLDALPEEDRNCLWLAFTNADWRASLVDLDKTLCVMAAKFRASMAGHVAEPAWKALVARLEAASPEFREIWARQEVVRPVSHSKIFRHKEVGLLRLSSTGLWTGPNHGPKMLTYTPDDEESRERLERLQALIRAEG
- a CDS encoding Uma2 family endonuclease, with the translated sequence MTEMLERPTIIDVPHGSAGFQELCRTVLSMDVPDGYRAEIIGGKIVMSPWSLLCYTPIMQSIEMQLRPHVPAAHRIAMAPNLVAFPEQERCYGPDLYAAAASAFKGRRRGHFLDREALSLAVELTSPSTRDQDWKDKLRVYGTSGVPVYLLLDMLDEMASVFWEPSEEGYVKRDTVAFGETLHIPAPFDCQLDTADFLDALRDDEDE